In one Silene latifolia isolate original U9 population chromosome 10, ASM4854445v1, whole genome shotgun sequence genomic region, the following are encoded:
- the LOC141609335 gene encoding caffeic acid 3-O-methyltransferase-like — MGSILGNENNVKMEENELCSFAMSITSGTVVPMVLNAVIELDVLEIIKRAGPGAFLTPAQIVAHLSTTNPEAATMLDRMLRLLASYSIVSCSTRTILGSNERVERCYGLTPVCQFLTKDDDGVTLGAIGLVMQDKVIMESWYHLKDAILNGGSPFQKAYNMSAFEYFGMDSRFNRIFNNGMANHSIITLKKIIENYRGFERISTLVDIGGGNGATLDMIISKYPNVRGINLDLPHVLATAPAYHGVEHVPGDMFVSIPKGDAMFMKWITHDWSDEHCMKLFKNCYASLPDHGKVIVCDYILPVSPESSYAAKTVFQYDVLMMANSPGGKERTLEEFEVLAKGAGFDSPIVACSAYDTKVIEFIKKPR, encoded by the exons ATGGGATCAATTTTAGGTAATGAAAACAATGTAAAAATGGAGGAAAATGAGTTATGCTCATTTGCAATGAGCATAACAAGTGGAACAGTAGTACCCATGGTACTCAACGCGGTGATTGAGCTAGATGTTCTTGAGATCATAAAACGAGCTGGGCCGGGTGCATTTCTCACGCCGGCCCAAATAGTCGCCCATTTGTCCACCACAAATCCTGAGGCCGCAACCATGTTGGACCGGATGCTCAGGCTTCTAGCAAGTTATTCAATCGTATCTTGCTCTACCCGAACCATACTTGGATCTAATGAGCGGGTTGAGAGGTGTTACGGGTTAACCCCGGTTTGTCAATTTTTGACTAAGGATGATGATGGTGTGACATTGGGTGCCATAGGCCTTGTGATGCAGGACAAGGTTATCATGGAGAGCTG GTATCACTTGAAAGATGCGATTCTTAATGGCGGTTCTCCATTCCAAAAGGCATACAACATGAGCGCGTTTGAGTATTTCGGGATGGATTCTAGATTCAATAGAATTTTCAACAATGGAATGGCTAACCACTCAATTATCACGTTGAAGAAAATCATAGAGAACTATCGAGGATTCGAAAGAATTTCAACCTTAGTTGATATTGGAGGCGGCAATGGTGCAACGCTAGACATGATCATATCAAAATACCCTAATGTTCGAGGCATTAACTTGGACTTGCCTCATGTTCTTGCTACTGCTCCGGCATATCATG GAGTGGAGCATGTTCCGGGAGATATGTTTGTGAGTATACCAAAAGGAGATGCTATGTTTATGAAG TGGATAACTCATGACTGGAGTGATGAGCATTGCATGAAATTGTTTAAAAACTGCTATGCTTCCTTACCGGACCACGGTAAAGTGATCGTGTGCGATTATATACTACCGGTTTCACCGGAGAGTAGCTATGCCGCCAAGACGGTCTTCCAATATGATGTTCTTATGATGGCTAATAGTCCCGGAGGTAAAGAAAGGACACTAGAAGAATTTGAGGTTTTGGCTAAAGGAGCTGGATTCGACAGTCCGATTGTAGCGTGCTCAGCTTATGATACTAAGGTCATAGAGTTCATAAAAAAGCCTCGTTAA
- the LOC141609336 gene encoding caffeic acid 3-O-methyltransferase-like has protein sequence MGSILGNENNVKMEENELCSFAMSITSGTVVPMVLNAVIELDVLEIIKRAGPGAFLTPAQIVTHLTTTNPEAGTMLDRMLRLLASYSIVSCSTRTMLGSNERVERCYGLTPVCQFLTKDDDGVTLGAIGLVMQDKVIMESWYHLKDAVLNGGSPFQKAYNMSAFEYFGMDSRFNRIFNNGMANHSIITLKKIIENYRGFERISTLVDIGGGNGATLDMIISKYPNVRGINLDLPHVLATAPAYHGVEHVPGDMFVSIPKGDAMFMKWITHDWSDEHCMKLFKNCSASLPDHGKVIVCDYILPVSPESSYAAKMVFQYDVLMMANCPGGKERTLQEFEVFAKGAGFDGPSVACSAYDTKVIEFIKKPHYFDTL, from the exons ATGGGATCAATTTTAGGTAATGAAAACAATGTAAAAATGGAGGAAAATGAGTTATGCTCATTTGCAATGAGCATAACAAGTGGAACAGTAGTACCCATGGTACTCAACGCGGTGATTGAGCTAGATGTTCTTGAGATCATTAAGCGAGCTGGGCCGGGTGCATTTCTCACCCCGGCCCAAATAGTTACCCATCTGACCACCACAAATCCTGAGGCTGGAACCATGTTGGACCGGATGCTCCGACTTCTGGCAAGTTATTCAATCGTATCTTGCTCTACCCGAACTATGCTTGGATCTAATGAGCGGGTTGAGAGGTGTTACGGGTTAACCCCGGTTTGTCAATTTTTGACTAAGGATGATGATGGTGTTACATTGGGTGCCATAGGCCTTGTGATGCAGGACAAGGTTATCATGGAGAGTTG GTATCATTTGAAAGATGCGGTTCTGAATGGCGGTTCTCCATTCCAAAAGGCATACAACATGAGCGCGTTTGAGTATTTCGGGATGGATTCTAGATTCAATAGGATCTTCAACAATGGAATGGCTAATCACTCAATTATCACGTTGAAGAAAATCATAGAGAACTATCGAGGATTTGAAAGAATTTCAACCTTAGTTGACATAGGAGGCGGCAATGGCGCAACGCTAGACATGATCATCTCAAAataccctaatgttcgcggcatTAACTTGGACTTACCTCATGTTCTTGCTACTGCTCCGGCATATCATG GAGTGGAGCATGTTCCGGGAGATATGTTTGTGAGTATACCAAAAGGAGATGCTATGTTTATGAAG TGGATAACTCATGACTGGAGTGATGAGCATTGCATGAAATTGTTTAAAAACTGCTCTGCATCCTTACCGGACCACGGTAAAGTGATCGTGTGCGATTATATACTACCGGTTTCACCGGAGAGTAGCTATGCCGCCAAGATGGTCTTCCAATATGATGTTCTTATGATGGCTAATTGTCCCGGAGGTAAAGAAAGGACACTACAAGAATTTGAGGTTTTCGCTAAAGGAGCTGGATTCGACGGTCCGAGTGTAGCATGCTCTGCTTATGATACTAAGGTCATTGAGTTCATAAAAAAGCCTCATTACTTTGATACTTTGTAA